In one window of Protaetiibacter larvae DNA:
- a CDS encoding LysE family translocator, whose amino-acid sequence MIGASQAAGLALASVLIIAVPGPSVLFIVGRALAHGRRIAIATVVGNAFGSLVAGVVVAVGLGELLARSEVLFHVIKYAGAAYLVFLGVHALLAHRAPSPEQAAEASARPGWWATARQGLLVGVTNPKVFVLYAAILPQFVVPTAGNVTAQMLLLALVPVAIGLATDLVWAVAASTVRGWFTRSPRRLRRIGQAGGVSIIGLGVATAFAGDPR is encoded by the coding sequence ATGATCGGGGCGTCTCAGGCGGCGGGACTTGCGCTCGCGAGCGTGCTGATCATCGCCGTTCCGGGGCCCAGCGTCCTGTTCATCGTGGGGAGGGCCCTGGCGCACGGGCGCCGCATCGCGATCGCGACCGTGGTCGGAAACGCGTTCGGGAGCCTCGTCGCCGGCGTGGTCGTCGCTGTCGGGCTCGGCGAGCTGCTCGCCCGATCCGAGGTGCTCTTCCACGTCATCAAATACGCCGGCGCGGCCTACCTGGTCTTCCTCGGAGTGCACGCGCTCCTCGCGCACCGCGCGCCGTCACCTGAGCAGGCGGCCGAGGCGTCGGCCCGGCCCGGCTGGTGGGCCACCGCCCGGCAGGGCCTTCTGGTCGGGGTCACCAATCCGAAGGTGTTCGTGCTCTACGCCGCGATCCTTCCCCAGTTCGTCGTCCCCACGGCCGGGAACGTGACCGCCCAGATGCTGCTGCTGGCACTCGTGCCGGTGGCGATCGGCCTGGCCACCGACCTCGTCTGGGCGGTCGCCGCCAGCACGGTCCGCGGCTGGTTCACCCGCTCCCCGAGACGATTGCGACGCATCGGCCAAGCGGGCGGCGTCAGCATCATCGGACTCGGCGTGGCAACCGCCTTCGCGGGCGACCCCCGCTGA